The following is a genomic window from Candidatus Hydrogenedentota bacterium.
CTTAAGGGAAGCAACCGATGCACAAGGTCAAACTCTCCAGCCTGTATGTGAACCCTAAAACGCGCCCAGACTAGATACTCGAAGTAGTAGTAGGAGAGGGCTGAAAATGCAGTATGCGTCGCCCATCCTTTCGCGGAAAACACCGTCCACTTTTTTCGCGCACCTCCCCTGAAGAACTCACCCACCTTAAACATCGGCTCCAGCACTCTACTGGAGTCAATCGCCGTGAAGTCACGTCCTTCTACAAGGCCGGCACGCACGATGGCATCCCGCGTCCTTAATTGAGTCACCAAATGAACATCGGCCAGTTCGGCCAAGGCCCGGGAGTGCGACCATCCGACCAACGGCACGCTCGGGGCCTCCGGATTCGCAGACTCCGCAATTAGTAGTACTCGGATTCTTGGCATTTCCCGTACCTTGTTGCGCCATTGCCGTGCGTGAAACGTACGCGCGCGCTCTTACCTCAAGTCATTCCTCCATCGAACTCTGCTCCAATGGCCCCGCTTATAGTCCAACCGATGATCTGCCGAGCAGTCTGTCTGCATAACGCGGCAGAACTGCCGACGTGTCGTATTCCCGCTGAATCAGCACATAACCGCGTTCCCGGAGATATCTCCTGGCCTGCCTTCTTTCATGGGAACGAAGATTGCAGTGCTCGTAATTGATAAGCACGGGCTCAATTGCAGAAAAGTCAATCAGCTTGATAATTTCGAAGTCATACCCTTCGACATCGATCTGGAGTAGATCTAGTTTTGCTATGTGATGCTTCTTGAGGAGATCCATCAGCGTTATGCAGTCTACGCTTTCCTGATCAATACGTTCTTCCGGCAAATTCCTGAGTGCATTCTTCTCGGGGCAGAATGTGGCAAGGCCCTCTTGCCAGGGTTCTGTGGCATGGCCTTCCTTGACACGGAATAGCGTGGCGGGTCCCGGTGCCTTGGATATGGCCGCGTTTTCGAAAATCAGGCCTTCTGTATGTGCGTAATTCTGTAGGAGCTGCGCGAACTTACCCTTGAGCGGTTCGACCAGAAGGCCTTTCCATTTGTGGCCAACAATGTGCTGCCGCAGCGGGTCTG
Proteins encoded in this region:
- a CDS encoding FkbM family methyltransferase, producing MADPLRQHIVGHKWKGLLVEPLKGKFAQLLQNYAHTEGLIFENAAISKAPGPATLFRVKEGHATEPWQEGLATFCPEKNALRNLPEERIDQESVDCITLMDLLKKHHIAKLDLLQIDVEGYDFEIIKLIDFSAIEPVLINYEHCNLRSHERRQARRYLRERGYVLIQREYDTSAVLPRYADRLLGRSSVGL